The Purpureocillium takamizusanense chromosome 11, complete sequence region CCCCCTTCAACTTCATAATCATGGCTTTCTTTGCCATCATTTCGCACTGTCGCTCAATGTCCTCCATGGCCGAGTAATGATCAAAGGCCTCTTGCACAGCGCGCAATGCCCAGTTCATGAACTCCGTCCTCTTGCTAGACTTTGGAGGCATCGTGCCGGCCAGGCCCATGTTTGCGTCCGCAAGATGGGAGTACAGCAGACCCAGCAAGCTCGGGGACTCGCATTCCAGGGCCCGCGGCAGGGCAGCTGTGAGAAGTTGAACCGCTGCATCGAATGCGCCGAGCGACACGAGAATGTTTGACAGGGCGCCGGCAGCTTGCCAGAGGCACGGCACAAGTCTCCCTCGCCAGGCCAAGTTAGCGGCTCGAACGGCCGTAGACATGGCTCTCTGCGGTCGGCCACACTTGTCGAGAAGCGCTACCTTGAGTAGGAGGAGCTTGACGCGGAGAGCAATATCCTTGCTCTCGTCGCAAAGCTGAGATATGAGCTTGTCCACGCTCGCGAACGCTGCCTGAATGTCCCCGCGTCGCGTCAGGTACTCAATATGCAGTGCCTCAATAGTGAAGGCCATATCAGGCTCTAGGTCGTCGGGCTTGGACTGCAGAAGCTGCACGACCAAACGTTCTGCACCGTCCAGATTGCCATGGTGCAAGTCTCGCTTCAATTTGATGATTCCTCGATACTTGTGCCAGTACTGGCTCGGCTTCCAGGATCGTAGAGAGTTCCTGTCCAGGCTCTCGAGTGACTGGAGTGCTTCGGCGTATTTTCCTcggtcggccagggccaccGCCATGCGACACGTGTGCTTCAGCTCGTCATCAAATACCGAGTGTTGCACATGACAGCGTAGAAATATGTCGGCGACAAGGTTAGACAGAGTCGTGAGGCCCAGCCGATTCCACAGGGCGGCTTGCAGCGCGAGATGAGACCCAAACATGGTCTTCATGTTCCTCTCCACGATGAGCTGCGAGCTACGGGCCATGTGTTCGAGCGATGTCGCCACGGATTCACCGTTGATGAGAGAAAGTTTCGCCTCGGTGAGCAGGACCGAGCTCCAGAGCGTCCACATGCCGGACTCCCGGGCTTTCACTCGAAGAAATGCTAGTGTCTCTTTCCCGGTGCTCAGCATGCTCTTGCGCTCGAGATCACGGACCAGGTCTGGATGGGCGCGACCGAAGTGAAATAGCCAGTTGAGAGCAAAGTTCAGACAGGTCATGTCTCGGTTTTCGCGGGCCGTCGATACCGTCTCAAGCATTGCTGACACCGCGTCCCTGTGACACCCGAAATCCGCTTGCAATACAGCTAGATTCATCAGTGCGTACTGGTAGAAGAGTCGATCACGGTATTGCATAGTGTAGTCGAAGTAGCGGTGCAGGGAGTCGAACGCAGTGGGATAGTCACCAGCACGCCACGCGTCGAGGAAACTGCAGTGTGTTTAGAAGCGCAGAGATCGACCACAGCGAAAAGGGCCGTCTCACCTGAGGTAATGCGTCAAGCTCGGCACCAAAAAGCTGTCGTGAAGCAGATCTTGAAATTGACGATGAATCTCCACGGGGATTCTGTTACCGTATTCTGTACGCCTTTGGTCAGAAGTTTGTCGAGACCGCGACGTGATTGCGACTTGCTTTGCATCTGCTCCACCTGGAATTCCAACAGAACCTCAATGTCATCAGTGCTGACAGCAACAGTTCCATTGAGATCCCCGGTGAGCATATCTCCATGCGCTACTGCAGCCAAGTCGCCAACGACCTGGGTGTCCCATTCTTCGTCCTCTCCGCGCCGCAACACATCATCAAAGCTCAGGCGAGAAAACCCAGGCTGCTTCTTCCTCATATAGGCAGCTGTTGGCTGTCGATATCTCACGAAATCCCTCCAGAGCTCCGTGCAATCGTAAAACCGCAGCCGCTGGAACTCGAGCCGTGCGCGGCGTACGAATGCCCCATATGGCGAGTTGCGAGTCAGTCTGATGCGGTCATCTTCACCTTGCGGTTCGTCTTCGTTCAATCTCTGACGTTCGTCCTTGGATCTTGCCAGCATCGATCTTATTCTCTCGAAGAAAGAATGGAGGGCGTCTAGGGAATTGACTTCCCAAAGACGTGCCAGAAACTGATCCCACAGCTTTCGCCCCGGCAACCCCATCAGGAAGGGATAGCTTCCTAGCAGCCTCTCAAAGTCTTTCATGCCAATTACCAACCTAACGGTACGTTCCGCCTTGCCCCACCGTGTCGTCTGAGATGCTTGTGGTTTCGACTGGCCATGGTCCAGGATGTGAGACGTGATGAAGGATAGAACGGGCATAATCGCCTCACTCGGAATGGTCTCCTCGGTATAGAGTTCCAGGAGAACCAGAAGTCCGATTTTTGCAGGCGTCAGGTACCTCGCCATGATGTAGGTCCGGCAGGGGACGTGAATGTGAGGTAAGGCTGGTGCGCTTTGCTGAGGGCGCAATCAGGTTTGAGGCATCTGCAGGAGTTGCTAGGCATTTCGCATGATGTGGAGCTGCCGTGCAAATCGCTTGTAAGCGCGGCATCAAGAGGGTGATTACCAGAGTACGCGTGTCGACATTTATCTGGGCATTAGACTCGTACCTTCCGCTCATGATGAGCGGGAGACGCGTCTTGgtgttggcgagggcgctcGGAAGATCTTCGGCATATGGCCCCCACTATCCAAGGCAGCCTCAGGGCCAGCAACAGCTGGTTGAAATGACGTCGTTCGGGACGCGGCTTGGTCGAACACTCCTGCTAAACAGCGATAGTTGACATGTGTCTTGAGAAAATAACGTATGTAGGACTCGCTAGTCTACCTCAAGGAGCCACGCATTTTGAGCCGACCTTGCGTCCTGGACGGCTTTCCTCTTGCTGCTCCAGCTTCCTCGAGAATATCGCAAACCAGTGTGCCATTGAGTATATCACCGATGAGTTGCCCATTGGAGGCACAATACGACCATTATCAACACCATTGTCAATTGAACAAAGGGAACTTGTACAAGGGTGGGTAACCCAGGAAATCGTCTATCACTGCAGCTAGCAACACATAATCCTGGCCGATGCGAATACCCTCTTACGCGACCTTGTCCTTGTTGTGGTAGTTGACTGACTCGTTCCAGCTGTTTTCTGTTGTTAGCACCAGTAGTCGAAGTCACTCCGAGAAGCCCAGAGGCCGGTAGGCGCACGACACGCGCACCAGAGAAAGGCATGCGGACAGATACTTACAACAGAGTCTGATTCACCGTTAGCCACCATCCATGACTGCCAAGTCGGGGCCGCAGCAAATATGCGGGAGCTTACCTTGTCTCCGTCGCCCCACTGGTAGTTCTTGGTGCGAATGTTCTGGTAGGGGTATTCGGTGCGCTCCTCCAGAGGGGGCATGTGGTCCCAGTGCTCCCAGTGAGCCTTCCAAAGATACCAGGCATTGGCACCAGAGAGAGCCAGAGCAGGGATGACGGCGCTTCGCGGCGGGTTAGCATCTGATCGTAAAGGCGACTTTGTCGCTTTGCGCGTCTCGGGCTACTCGGGTGGCGACCGCCCATTGCACCGGCGGGATATGCGGAAAACGTACTAGATGGAGATCTTCTTCCACAAGTCTATTCATGTTACTAttgctcgccatggccaatGGATAGATGGCTTACCAGTCGTGCCCTTGGCGTGATCCTTGATGTGCTGGCGCTCCTTGATGAACTCGTTCTCAGCGGTGCTGGCAAAACGTCGCTGAGCGggggcgcgcagctgcgtAGCAAGGCGCGAGGCCGCGCGGGTAGCAGGTCGTGCAGCAAGCATGGTGGCGGTCCTGTTCGTCCTCGAAGAATTGGCCGTTGCAAGTTGTGAGGTCAATCAGCTCATTCCGGATGGAGCTCGGTTAGAGCCAATCGTCGGTGCCTCAATAGTCAGGCGTGAAAATCAATGCACGTGATTTCGCGGGGCAAGCGCGCAGCCGTCCTGCGTCAACCGTCGCGCCATCTAAATGTGGGGAcgagtacagtatacagtgTGATGACGTGCCTGAGCTCAACTTCACCTcgtccatcatcagcacGGAGAATGTGTGGTGTTGGTCAGCCCAAACGAAGCCGCGAGACATTTAACTTACAGCACCTTCTTTTACTCGACTAGATTGACAACAGCGCCTACGATAGCCGCGCAAAAGCTGCAGAGCCATTTGCTGGCTCACAACAATAGAGAGCGGAAGACGGGATCTAGACGCCGTCAGATATGTGGAAGTATGCAGAAGAGCTCTGAAGCCCTGCCAACATGGGATTTCGAATAACATCCTGGAATGGTCAGTTTGGAAGCGATTTGGGCTGTGTGGCCCTTCAAAATCCCTACGACTGACAAGCTGTTTAGTGAATGGTATAAGGTGGTCTCGACGCTCTGCTTCCGAATGACCTACCCGCTCACAGGCAGAACAGAAACCCTTTTGCATACCAGCCATGGAGGGAGCAGCGAACATTCCAGGTGATTCCATATTGTCGGGGCGCCGACTGTAGCTGGCATAGCTTACACTACTGAATAGGCAATGTTCGATATCCTAGAggccgacatcgtcgtcatgcaGGAGGTTAAGATACAGCGCAAAGACCTACAAGATGATATGGTTCTCGTGCCGGGCTGGGATGTGTACTTTAGTCTTCCGAGGCACAAGAAAGGTTGTCCAGGACCGTCCCCTGTCCACACGGTCTGGAGGGGCCAGCGACATCCTTCCAGATGTTCCAGCTAACGCCATACCTTCCAGGCTATTCGGGGGTGGCAATTTATACTCGAAACGCGACCTGTGCCCCTGTGCGTGCTGAGGAAGGCGTCACAGGCGTTCTCACACCACCACAATCATCAACAAAGTTTCGTGATCTTCCCGAAGATCAGCGGATTGGTGGATACCCCATGCCTGGTCAGCTCTCGGGCAATGTCGATGAGCTTGAGCTAGATTCCGAGGGGCGCTGTGTCATCCTAGAATTCCCTGCCTTTGTTCTCTTGGGCGTATACAGTCCTGCCAACCGCAACGAGTCTCGTCACAACTTTCGAGTTGCTTTTCTGGAGGCCCTGGACGTGCGGATACGAAATCTTGTCGCGTCAGGCAAGCAAGTCATACTCACAGGCGACTTAAACGTTATCCGATCCGAGATTGACTCCACAAACGTTGCGGAATGTATTCGCAAGGAAGGCATGTCCTTAGAGGAGTGGAAAGCGGTGCCTTCGCGTCGCATCTTCAACCACCTCATTTTTGACGGCGATGTGTCCGGGCAGAGAGACGAAGGGAGAGAGATCCCGGTACTCTGGGATCTGTGCCGGTGTTTTCATCCGAGTCGGCAGGGTATGAATACCTGCTGGGACACGAAGCGCAATACCCGGCCCGCCAACAACGGCAGCCGCATCGATTACATATTGTGCAGCGCGGGCTTGAAGTCCTGGTTCGCACACGCCGATATACAGCAGGGATTGATGGGCTCGGATCACTGCCCGGTGTTTGGGATGCTGGCCGATGTAGTCCATGTGGAAGGGCGGCACGTCTCCATCAAAGATATGATGAACCCTCCAGGCATGTTCAGCGACGGAGAACGCTTGCGGGAATGGTCTCACAGGGACAGCCTTCCTCTTTCTGCCAGGTTGATACCGGAGTTCGACCGGCGTCAGAGCATCAGAGACATGTTCTCCAGGACAGCCTCTGGCGGGCAGCAATCACTCTCACAGAAACCGGGCAGCATaccctcctcgagctcaagTGCGACCACTGTGAGGAAACCGGACCTCGTTTCGAAGGAAGACGCCAATGCTTCTGAAATATTCCCGGCTACGACAGCTCAGTCGCTGGCCTCACCGCGCAAGAGGTCTCCGGCAGTGACTACCACCTTCAGATCTACGAAGCGGCCTCGACAGGCCGATGGCTCGAGTTCCGCTGGCGCCAACGCTCAAGCCGGTCAGCGAACACTGCAAGGCTTTTTCAAGCCAGTGGGCCAGAGACACCAAGATACAGCAGAGACACTCCATCAATCGCCTCGGGGTGGCGCAGTTGCAACAGAATCCCCTACTGCTTCTACTGTCACCACGGAACTGCCTGCGCAAGATGTGCAAAACAGTGTCGCGCCAGCTGAGAAATCGTCACAGCCCCTTCTGTCTCCTGATCGCTCCGCTTCACCCGTGGAAAATGTCTTTGATCCAATCGAGGCCAAAGAGTCTTGGTCCAGGCTTCTGGGAAAGCGCGTTCCCCCGCGTTGCGAGCACGACGAGCCTTGTATCAGCCTTCTCACCAAAAAGCCCGGCGTCAATTGCGGTAGGTTCTCGGCAAAGCCACCTCTCCAAACTGCCTCGCTTGGCAGCGCCAACTCCCTCTCCTAATCCCGTTTTGCGCTAACTTGTATCTAGGTCGGTCGTTCTACatttgtcggcggccgcttgGGCCTTCGGGCGAGAAGGAGCATGGGTCAGAATGGCGCTGTGGAACGTTCATATGGAGTAGTGATTGGAGCAAGCAATCCATGTGAGCGACCACGCCACAACGCGCCAACAATACAATTCTCAAAAGAGCATTTCTTTGCGCTGGATTGCTACGATCGCCGTGCATCTTCACGCAATATGAGTCGGCTATTGACAATGCGAAGTGATCCTTTGACCTCCGCTCCTTCCACGATGCAAATAGCCCACGAATGTCCCCCAATGGCGATCGTATGATAGCAACTTTAGAAGCCTTCACGATGTATGATCAGTCGATCCTGCCATTGAGAATGGACAAGTATATCG contains the following coding sequences:
- the APN2 gene encoding DNA-(apurinic or apyrimidinic site) lyase (EggNog:ENOG503NUNY~COG:L); the protein is MFDILEADIVVMQEVKIQRKDLQDDMVLVPGWDVYFSLPRHKKGYSGVAIYTRNATCAPVRAEEGVTGVLTPPQSSTKFRDLPEDQRIGGYPMPGQLSGNVDELELDSEGRCVILEFPAFVLLGVYSPANRNESRHNFRVAFLEALDVRIRNLVASGKQVILTGDLNVIRSEIDSTNVAECIRKEGMSLEEWKAVPSRRIFNHLIFDGDVSGQRDEGREIPVLWDLCRCFHPSRQGMNTCWDTKRNTRPANNGSRIDYILCSAGLKSWFAHADIQQGLMGSDHCPVFGMLADVVHVEGRHVSIKDMMNPPGMFSDGERLREWSHRDSLPLSARLIPEFDRRQSIRDMFSRTASGGQQSLSQKPGSIPSSSSSATTVRKPDLVSKEDANASEIFPATTAQSLASPRKRSPAVTTTFRSTKRPRQADGSSSAGANAQAGQRTLQGFFKPVGQRHQDTAETLHQSPRGGAVATESPTASTVTTELPAQDVQNSVAPAEKSSQPLLSPDRSASPVENVFDPIEAKESWSRLLGKRVPPRCEHDEPCISLLTKKPGVNCGRSFYICRRPLGPSGEKEHGSEWRCGTFIWSSDWSKQSM
- the EAT5 gene encoding Cytochrome c oxidase subunit 13, mitochondrial (TransMembrane:1 (o55-75i)~COG:C~BUSCO:EOG092654RM~EggNog:ENOG503P4PR); protein product: MLAARPATRAASRLATQLRAPAQRRFASTAENEFIKERQHIKDHAKGTTDLWKKISIYAVIPALALSGANAWYLWKAHWEHWDHMPPLEERTEYPYQNIRTKNYQWGDGDKTLFWNESVNYHNKDKVA
- the APN2 gene encoding DNA-(apurinic or apyrimidinic site) lyase (EggNog:ENOG503NUNY~COG:L), producing the protein MFQLTPYLPGYSGVAIYTRNATCAPVRAEEGVTGVLTPPQSSTKFRDLPEDQRIGGYPMPGQLSGNVDELELDSEGRCVILEFPAFVLLGVYSPANRNESRHNFRVAFLEALDVRIRNLVASGKQVILTGDLNVIRSEIDSTNVAECIRKEGMSLEEWKAVPSRRIFNHLIFDGDVSGQRDEGREIPVLWDLCRCFHPSRQGMNTCWDTKRNTRPANNGSRIDYILCSAGLKSWFAHADIQQGLMGSDHCPVFGMLADVVHVEGRHVSIKDMMNPPGMFSDGERLREWSHRDSLPLSARLIPEFDRRQSIRDMFSRTASGGQQSLSQKPGSIPSSSSSATTVRKPDLVSKEDANASEIFPATTAQSLASPRKRSPAVTTTFRSTKRPRQADGSSSAGANAQAGQRTLQGFFKPVGQRHQDTAETLHQSPRGGAVATESPTASTVTTELPAQDVQNSVAPAEKSSQPLLSPDRSASPVENVFDPIEAKESWSRLLGKRVPPRCEHDEPCISLLTKKPGVNCGRSFYICRRPLGPSGEKEHGSEWRCGTFIWSSDWSKQSM
- the apc5 gene encoding APC5 protein (COG:D~COG:O~EggNog:ENOG503NYVY), producing MARYLTPAKIGLLVLLELYTEETIPSEAIMPVLSFITSHILDHGQSKPQASQTTRWGKAERTVRLVIGMKDFERLLGSYPFLMGLPGRKLWDQFLARLWEVNSLDALHSFFERIRSMLARSKDERQRLNEDEPQGEDDRIRLTRNSPYGAFVRRARLEFQRLRFYDCTELWRDFVRYRQPTAAYMRKKQPGFSRLSFDDVLRRGEDEEWDTQVVGDLAAVAHGDMLTGDLNGTVAVSTDDIEVLLEFQVEQMQKYGNRIPVEIHRQFQDLLHDSFLVPSLTHYLSFLDAWRAGDYPTAFDSLHRYFDYTMQYRDRLFYQYALMNLAVLQADFGCHRDAVSAMLETVSTARENRDMTCLNFALNWLFHFGRAHPDLVRDLERKSMLSTGKETLAFLRVKARESGMWTLWSSVLLTEAKLSLINGESVATSLEHMARSSQLIVERNMKTMFGSHLALQAALWNRLGLTTLSNLVADIFLRCHVQHSVFDDELKHTCRMAVALADRGKYAEALQSLESLDRNSLRSWKPSQYWHKYRGIIKLKRDLHHGNLDGAERLVVQLLQSKPDDLEPDMAFTIEALHIEYLTRRGDIQAAFASVDKLISQLCDESKDIALRVKLLLLKVALLDKCGRPQRAMSTAVRAANLAWRGRLVPCLWQAAGALSNILVSLGAFDAAVQLLTAALPRALECESPSLLGLLYSHLADANMGLAGTMPPKSSKRTEFMNWALRAVQEAFDHYSAMEDIERQCEMMAKKAMIMKLKGEMALAADFAAAYVELRKSAELWSMQDA